One segment of Leptospirillum ferrooxidans C2-3 DNA contains the following:
- a CDS encoding acyltransferase family protein: MNDSISFRLISYWNHEPPFRLIPYWMRLYYDSSMWTMHNEFLGSFVVFGLALWILNFNSRKKELRVIILYFLLIIFMIVIYNNIWLLPFVAGITCAIYFPEIEKNNSLYKAFKFVLGGIGLYLLGHYQSCGAYLYFKNINYIYSNTVGSCLLIFSLYNLRLSGFKSKIAVVLGKISFPLYLIHVLIICSFSSSLYIYMISNNYPHYFILIILFTLLISVIISYPLILINDVWIKSLNKLIIKLVK; the protein is encoded by the coding sequence ATTTCTTACTGGAATCACGAACCCCCTTTCAGACTCATACCATATTGGATGAGGCTCTATTATGACTCTTCTATGTGGACTATGCATAATGAATTCTTAGGGAGTTTCGTTGTCTTTGGTCTTGCTCTTTGGATCTTAAATTTTAATTCTAGAAAAAAAGAACTCAGAGTTATTATCTTATACTTTTTATTAATTATTTTTATGATAGTAATTTATAATAATATCTGGTTATTGCCCTTTGTCGCAGGGATTACTTGTGCAATATATTTCCCTGAAATTGAAAAAAATAATTCTTTATATAAAGCTTTCAAGTTTGTCTTAGGAGGAATTGGATTATACCTTTTAGGTCATTATCAGTCATGTGGAGCTTATTTATATTTTAAAAATATAAATTATATTTATTCTAATACAGTTGGATCCTGTCTTCTAATATTTTCTCTTTATAACTTAAGATTGAGTGGATTCAAATCGAAAATCGCTGTTGTTCTAGGAAAGATATCATTCCCTCTTTATCTTATCCATGTATTAATTATCTGTTCATTTAGTAGTTCTTTATATATTTATATGATATCAAATAATTATCCTCATTACTTTATCTTAATAATTTTGTTTACTTTGTTAATAAGTGTGATTATATCTTATCCTCTTATATTAATTAATGATGTCTGGATTAAGTCATTGAATAAATTAATTATTAAATTAGTTAAGTAG